A single genomic interval of Saccharothrix saharensis harbors:
- a CDS encoding GNAT family N-acetyltransferase, translating to MSASLQLAVRNAAALTTGLARSRGHDLISRPAFLAMSGPTLLRVLAVRPDPDPDDFAELVLLVKRAEARVVVEDSFGTIDGTALGLTARYLPVMIRPPDPVPPPALEITPVRTAEEWAVAEQVVVDGFPLPGFATGDALPVALGHREGFRMHTAWRDGVVVGACLTVVEDDAAGVYWVTTLPEHRSRGVGRALMHAVITGFPVPVTLTAAKAGLPLYESLGFSVVTQATWWSNAD from the coding sequence ATGTCCGCCTCGCTGCAGCTCGCGGTGCGCAACGCCGCCGCCCTGACCACCGGGCTCGCCCGCTCCCGCGGGCACGACCTGATCAGCCGGCCGGCGTTCCTCGCGATGAGCGGACCGACGCTGCTGCGCGTGCTCGCGGTGCGCCCGGACCCCGACCCGGACGACTTCGCCGAGCTGGTGCTGCTGGTCAAGCGGGCCGAGGCCCGGGTGGTGGTGGAGGACTCGTTCGGCACGATCGACGGCACCGCCCTCGGCCTCACCGCGCGGTACCTGCCGGTGATGATCCGACCGCCCGACCCCGTGCCGCCACCGGCGCTCGAGATCACACCGGTGCGGACGGCCGAGGAGTGGGCCGTCGCCGAGCAGGTCGTGGTCGACGGCTTCCCGCTGCCCGGCTTCGCGACCGGCGACGCGCTGCCCGTGGCGCTGGGGCACCGCGAGGGCTTCCGGATGCACACGGCGTGGCGCGACGGCGTGGTGGTCGGGGCGTGCCTGACCGTCGTGGAGGACGACGCGGCGGGCGTGTACTGGGTGACGACCCTGCCCGAACACCGATCCCGCGGCGTCGGCCGCGCGCTGATGCACGCGGTGATCACCGGGTTCCCCGTGCCGGTGACCCTCACGGCCGCCAAGGCGGGCCTGCCGCTGTACGAGTCGCTGGGCTTCTCGGTCGTCACCCAGGCCACGTGGTGGTCCAACGCGGACTGA
- a CDS encoding FMN reductase: MTTLAVVQAGLGSPSSTQLLATRLAEATERLVPGLEVRTTHLRDVARDIADNLVTGFPSARLREVVESVVGADAVIAVTPTFNASYSGLFKSFVDVLEPGSLAGKPVLIGATGGTERHSLVLDHALRPLFAYMRAIVVPTGVYAASSDWGAEGLPGRVDRAAGELADLLVGRAPAKPATTDFVPFDQLLAGR, from the coding sequence ATGACCACGCTCGCCGTCGTGCAGGCCGGGCTCGGGTCGCCGTCGTCCACCCAACTGCTGGCGACCCGGCTGGCCGAGGCCACCGAGCGGCTCGTGCCCGGCCTGGAGGTGCGCACCACGCACCTTCGGGACGTCGCGCGGGACATCGCGGACAACCTCGTGACCGGGTTCCCCAGCGCGCGCTTGCGCGAGGTGGTGGAGTCGGTGGTCGGCGCGGACGCGGTGATCGCCGTGACGCCGACGTTCAACGCGTCCTACAGCGGGCTGTTCAAGTCCTTCGTGGACGTGCTGGAGCCCGGGTCGCTGGCGGGCAAGCCGGTCCTCATCGGCGCGACCGGTGGCACCGAGCGCCACTCCCTGGTGCTCGACCACGCGTTGCGCCCGCTGTTCGCCTACATGCGGGCGATCGTCGTGCCGACCGGCGTGTACGCCGCGTCGTCCGACTGGGGCGCGGAAGGGCTGCCCGGCCGCGTCGACCGGGCCGCGGGCGAGCTGGCCGACCTGCTGGTCGGCCGGGCGCCGGCCAAGCCCGCCACCACCGATTTCGTGCCCTTCGACCAACTGCTCGCCGGACGCTGA
- a CDS encoding LLM class flavin-dependent oxidoreductase: MQFGVFTVGDVTPDPTTGRTPTEAERIKAMVAIALKAEEVGLDVFATGEHHNPPFVPSSPTTMLGYIAARTERLILSTATTLITTNDPVKIAEDYAMLQHLADGRVDLIMGRGNTGPVYPWFGKDIRDGIDLAIENYALLHKLWREDVVDWEGKHRTPLQSFTSTPRPLDDVPPFVWHGSIRSPQIAEQAAYYGDGFFANHIFWPKEHFQRLIGFYRERYEHYGHGAAHQAIVGLGGQVFMRRNSQDAVREFRPYFDNAPVYGHGPSLEEFTEQTPLTVGSPQEVIDKTLTFREHFGDYQRQLFLMDHAGLPLKTVLEQLDLLGEIVPTLRREFAVGRPADVPDAPTHSSLLKAGVR, translated from the coding sequence ATGCAGTTCGGTGTCTTCACCGTCGGCGACGTGACGCCCGACCCCACCACGGGCCGGACGCCGACCGAGGCCGAGCGCATCAAGGCCATGGTCGCCATCGCGCTCAAGGCCGAAGAGGTCGGCCTGGACGTCTTCGCGACCGGCGAGCACCACAACCCGCCGTTCGTGCCGTCGTCGCCGACGACGATGCTCGGCTACATCGCGGCGCGCACCGAGCGGCTGATCCTGTCCACCGCGACCACGCTGATCACCACCAACGACCCGGTGAAGATCGCCGAGGACTACGCGATGCTGCAGCACCTGGCCGACGGTCGGGTCGACCTGATCATGGGTCGCGGCAACACCGGTCCCGTGTACCCGTGGTTCGGCAAGGACATCCGCGACGGCATCGACCTCGCCATCGAGAACTACGCCCTGCTGCACAAGCTGTGGCGGGAGGACGTCGTGGACTGGGAGGGCAAGCACCGCACCCCGCTCCAGTCGTTCACCTCGACCCCGCGCCCGCTCGACGACGTGCCGCCCTTCGTCTGGCACGGCTCGATCCGCAGCCCGCAGATCGCCGAGCAGGCCGCGTACTACGGCGACGGCTTCTTCGCCAACCACATCTTCTGGCCCAAGGAGCACTTCCAGCGGCTGATCGGCTTCTACCGCGAGCGCTACGAGCACTACGGGCACGGCGCCGCGCACCAGGCGATCGTCGGCCTCGGCGGCCAGGTGTTCATGCGCCGCAACTCGCAGGACGCCGTGCGCGAGTTCCGGCCGTACTTCGACAACGCCCCGGTGTACGGGCACGGCCCGTCGCTGGAGGAGTTCACCGAGCAGACGCCGCTGACCGTCGGCAGCCCGCAGGAGGTCATCGACAAGACGCTGACCTTCCGCGAGCACTTCGGCGACTACCAGCGCCAGCTGTTCCTGATGGACCACGCGGGCCTGCCGCTGAAGACGGTGCTGGAGCAGCTCGACCTCCTCGGCGAGATCGTGCCCACGCTGCGCCGCGAGTTCGCCGTCGGCCGCCCGGCCGACGTGCCCGACGCCCCCACCCACTCCTCGCTGTTGAAGGCAGGTGTCCGATGA
- a CDS encoding acyl-CoA dehydrogenase family protein gives MHGTGQPELVRRAAEIVPVLRAHAAWGDENRRLHEGAVEAMAEAGVLRLRVPAEHGGHEADLATVVDVISELARGDGSAAWTAAVWAISTWVVGQFPTEVRREVFAKPDVRVTGILSPTATARPVAGGVLVNGRWAFTAGAPQSHWTTNAALLLPDESPVALAIPLVDLEVVDDWHTTGLRATGSVTTVAKDVFVPAERVLRLAPVLRAHPDAAEPMFRAPFMPAACAAVSAPAVGLARAAVEVARGSAAPSALREATVLADEAEVHARRTAALVDLKAAGGEEWTPEDRAGVRRDLGEACLRARDAVDVLGAGSPALHRIRRDVHAVNLHAVLHPNANAERYGPVFLGNRPRG, from the coding sequence ATGCACGGGACGGGTCAGCCCGAGCTGGTGCGGCGCGCCGCGGAGATCGTCCCGGTCCTGCGCGCCCACGCCGCCTGGGGTGACGAGAACCGCAGGCTGCACGAGGGCGCGGTCGAGGCGATGGCGGAAGCGGGGGTGTTGCGGCTGCGCGTGCCCGCCGAGCACGGCGGCCACGAGGCCGACCTGGCCACGGTGGTCGACGTGATCTCCGAGCTCGCGCGCGGCGACGGGTCGGCGGCGTGGACGGCGGCGGTGTGGGCCATCTCCACGTGGGTGGTCGGCCAGTTCCCGACCGAGGTGCGGCGCGAGGTGTTCGCCAAGCCGGACGTGCGGGTCACCGGCATCCTCAGCCCCACCGCGACCGCCCGGCCGGTCGCGGGCGGGGTGCTGGTCAACGGCCGGTGGGCGTTCACCGCGGGCGCGCCGCAGAGCCACTGGACCACCAACGCCGCCCTGCTGCTGCCGGACGAGTCGCCGGTGGCGCTGGCGATCCCGCTGGTCGACCTGGAGGTCGTGGACGACTGGCACACCACCGGACTGCGTGCGACCGGCAGCGTGACCACGGTGGCCAAGGACGTGTTCGTGCCGGCGGAACGGGTGTTGCGGCTCGCGCCCGTGCTGCGCGCCCACCCGGACGCGGCCGAACCGATGTTCCGCGCGCCGTTCATGCCCGCCGCCTGCGCCGCGGTGAGCGCGCCCGCGGTCGGCCTGGCCCGTGCGGCGGTCGAGGTGGCCCGGGGTTCGGCGGCGCCGTCGGCGCTGCGGGAGGCGACCGTGCTGGCCGACGAGGCCGAGGTCCACGCCCGCCGCACCGCCGCCCTGGTCGACCTCAAGGCCGCGGGCGGCGAGGAGTGGACGCCCGAGGACCGCGCCGGGGTGCGCCGCGACCTCGGCGAGGCCTGCCTGCGGGCCCGCGACGCGGTCGACGTGCTCGGCGCGGGCAGCCCGGCGCTGCACCGCATCCGGCGGGACGTGCACGCGGTGAACCTGCACGCCGTCCTGCACCCCAACGCCAACGCCGAGCGCTACGGCCCGGTGTTCCTGGGCAACCGGCCGCGCGGCTGA
- a CDS encoding ATP-binding protein, which yields MTAEILYGADDLTHLEGLEAVRKRPGMYIGSTDSRGINHLFTEVVDNSTDEGVGGHATRIVVTLHADGSVQVDDDGRGIPTGTHAKSGLSGVELVLTRLHAGGKFGGSGYKTSGGLHGVGASAVNALSHRFDVVVRREGKTHEMSFAHGVPGVFDGPGPKAAFTRQSGLRVTGRTKRTGTSIRYWYDARYFENGAALDVEAVRTKLRNTAFLVPGVTYVLRVATDDAIDEETFHYPGGLVDMVDFLAPSSDKPVTGTLLITGDGVYHENAADENGVMRSKVERHAEVEIALRWGTGYERTVECFTNTIRNVHGGTHRRGFERAALKAVQDAIGKTRGLLKPKEDPPTLDDVLEGMTAVVHVRIPEPQFTSQTKDELSTAGITKVTLGVVEKHLKAWTEDRRTKGEAKIVLQKVVDASRVRLTQKQQKDAARRKTALEGAAMPAKLVDCRTTGVARSELFLVEGDSALGCFTGDTLVALASGRAMSFAELAADWERGVTHFGYTTDRAGRVVVAPLVEPRLTKRDAPLVRVTLDSGESVRCTPDHLFRLRDGSYRRADQLQAGDSLMPLYRSVSARSSGDQLEGYEQVWMNDREEWVYTHYLADAHNLRHGLDSADNGTVRHHVDVDKRNNDPRNLRRMTWDDHAALHASMMGEHVHAGYRAWLAEGGIEFKSAMLSAQWKDPDFRQACLARLAALNPDPEFRRRIEQGFQDWYAQLDPDQRAGYAERMRQRQAAYWAHPEHREAAAERVRSFFAQPGRRAEWSERSKRQWADDDLLAWRSRKTVEQFADPAERERQRAAVVAWHEEHPESGERHSLRMKLRMLDPDNDHLAKAQAGRRRYVESVPGPERVAKQREGRRLAALKRLRPFLTLTDAEIAAAYERDRLANARTGLEFDRLLEAFDSDLARLREAAAHVNHGVASVQPLTETADVYDLTVDGYHNFALEAGVFVHNSARMARVSEYQALLPLRGKILNVQKASLADTLRNAEIASIVQVLGAGTGRTFDLTTMRYGRVILMADADVDGSHIRTLLITLFAKYMRPVIEDGRLYAAMPPLHKVMTKGRNPETHFTFTQREMEQKVARLEKAGKTVVKPVPRFKGLGEMDADELWETTMNPATRSVRRITMHDAEAAEAALELLMGEKVEPRRAWLVESAARVDQSAIDV from the coding sequence GTGACCGCTGAGATCCTGTACGGGGCCGACGACCTGACCCACCTGGAGGGTCTGGAGGCGGTACGCAAGCGCCCCGGCATGTACATCGGGTCCACCGACAGCAGGGGCATCAACCACCTGTTCACCGAGGTGGTCGACAACTCCACCGACGAGGGCGTGGGCGGCCACGCGACCAGGATCGTCGTGACGCTGCACGCCGACGGCAGCGTCCAGGTCGACGACGACGGCCGCGGCATCCCCACCGGCACGCACGCCAAGTCCGGCCTGTCCGGCGTCGAGCTGGTGCTCACCCGCCTGCACGCGGGCGGCAAGTTCGGCGGCTCCGGCTACAAGACCTCCGGCGGCCTGCACGGCGTCGGCGCGTCCGCCGTCAACGCCCTGTCCCACCGCTTCGACGTCGTCGTGCGCCGCGAGGGCAAGACGCACGAGATGTCGTTCGCGCACGGCGTGCCCGGCGTGTTCGACGGACCCGGCCCCAAGGCCGCCTTCACCCGCCAGTCCGGCCTGCGCGTGACCGGCCGCACCAAGCGCACCGGCACGTCCATCCGCTACTGGTACGACGCCCGCTACTTCGAGAACGGCGCCGCGCTCGACGTCGAGGCCGTCCGCACCAAGCTGCGCAACACCGCCTTCCTCGTGCCCGGCGTCACCTACGTGCTGCGCGTCGCCACCGACGACGCGATCGACGAGGAGACGTTCCACTACCCGGGCGGCCTGGTCGACATGGTCGACTTCCTCGCGCCGAGCAGCGACAAACCGGTCACCGGCACCCTGCTCATCACCGGCGACGGCGTCTACCACGAGAACGCGGCCGACGAGAACGGCGTGATGCGGTCCAAGGTGGAACGCCACGCCGAGGTCGAGATCGCGCTGCGCTGGGGCACCGGCTACGAGCGCACCGTCGAGTGCTTCACCAACACGATCCGCAACGTGCACGGCGGCACCCACCGCCGCGGCTTCGAGCGCGCCGCGCTCAAGGCCGTCCAGGACGCCATCGGCAAGACCCGGGGCCTGCTCAAGCCCAAGGAGGACCCGCCGACCCTCGACGACGTGCTCGAAGGCATGACCGCCGTCGTCCACGTCCGCATCCCCGAACCGCAGTTCACGTCCCAGACCAAGGACGAACTGTCCACCGCGGGCATCACCAAGGTGACGCTCGGCGTGGTCGAGAAGCACCTCAAGGCCTGGACCGAGGACCGCCGCACCAAGGGCGAGGCCAAGATCGTCCTGCAGAAGGTCGTCGACGCCTCCCGCGTCCGCCTCACGCAGAAGCAGCAGAAGGACGCCGCCCGCCGCAAGACGGCCCTCGAAGGCGCCGCGATGCCCGCGAAACTGGTCGACTGCCGCACCACCGGCGTGGCCCGCAGCGAGCTGTTCCTCGTGGAAGGCGACAGCGCCCTCGGATGCTTCACCGGTGACACGCTGGTGGCCCTGGCCTCGGGGCGTGCGATGAGCTTCGCCGAACTCGCCGCCGACTGGGAACGCGGCGTCACGCACTTCGGCTACACGACCGACCGCGCCGGCCGCGTAGTCGTCGCACCGCTCGTGGAGCCCCGGCTGACCAAGCGTGACGCCCCCCTGGTGCGCGTCACCCTGGACAGCGGCGAATCGGTCCGCTGCACTCCGGACCACCTGTTCCGGCTCCGCGACGGCTCGTACCGGCGGGCGGACCAGCTCCAGGCGGGCGACTCGCTGATGCCGCTGTACCGGTCGGTCTCGGCCAGGAGTTCGGGCGACCAGCTCGAGGGCTACGAGCAGGTCTGGATGAACGACCGCGAGGAGTGGGTCTACACGCACTACCTCGCCGATGCCCACAACCTCCGACACGGCCTGGACAGCGCCGACAACGGCACCGTCCGCCACCACGTGGATGTCGACAAGCGCAACAACGACCCGCGCAACCTCCGGCGGATGACGTGGGACGACCACGCCGCCCTGCACGCCTCGATGATGGGCGAGCACGTCCACGCGGGCTACCGGGCTTGGCTCGCCGAGGGCGGCATCGAGTTCAAGTCGGCGATGCTGTCGGCGCAGTGGAAGGACCCGGACTTCCGCCAGGCGTGTCTGGCGCGGTTGGCGGCGCTGAACCCCGACCCGGAGTTCCGGCGGCGGATCGAGCAGGGCTTCCAGGACTGGTACGCGCAGCTCGACCCGGACCAGCGGGCCGGGTACGCCGAGCGGATGCGTCAGCGGCAGGCGGCCTACTGGGCACACCCCGAACACCGGGAAGCCGCGGCCGAGCGAGTGCGGTCGTTCTTCGCCCAGCCGGGTCGCCGGGCGGAGTGGAGCGAGAGGTCGAAGCGGCAGTGGGCCGATGATGACCTGCTGGCGTGGCGCTCGCGGAAAACGGTCGAGCAGTTCGCCGACCCCGCCGAGCGGGAACGCCAACGGGCCGCGGTGGTCGCGTGGCACGAGGAGCACCCGGAATCCGGAGAACGGCACTCGCTGCGGATGAAGCTGCGGATGCTCGACCCCGACAACGACCACTTGGCCAAGGCGCAGGCGGGGCGACGTCGCTACGTGGAGTCGGTGCCCGGGCCGGAGCGTGTCGCCAAGCAGCGCGAAGGCAGGCGACTGGCCGCGCTCAAGCGACTGCGGCCGTTCCTGACGTTGACCGACGCCGAGATCGCCGCGGCGTACGAGAGGGACCGCTTGGCCAACGCCCGCACGGGTTTGGAGTTCGACCGGCTGCTGGAGGCTTTCGACAGCGACCTCGCTCGGCTCCGGGAGGCCGCTGCCCACGTCAACCACGGGGTGGCCTCGGTCCAACCGCTCACCGAGACGGCGGACGTCTACGACCTGACGGTCGACGGCTACCACAACTTCGCGCTCGAAGCGGGCGTCTTCGTGCACAACAGCGCACGCATGGCGCGCGTGTCGGAGTACCAGGCGCTGCTGCCCCTGCGCGGCAAGATCCTCAACGTGCAGAAGGCCAGCCTGGCCGACACCCTGCGCAACGCCGAGATCGCCAGCATCGTGCAGGTCCTCGGCGCGGGCACCGGGCGGACGTTCGACCTCACCACCATGCGCTACGGCCGGGTGATCCTGATGGCCGACGCGGACGTCGACGGCTCCCACATCCGCACGCTGCTGATCACCCTGTTCGCCAAGTACATGCGCCCCGTGATCGAGGACGGTCGGCTGTACGCGGCGATGCCGCCGCTGCACAAGGTGATGACCAAGGGCCGCAACCCGGAGACCCACTTCACCTTCACCCAGCGCGAGATGGAGCAGAAGGTCGCCAGGCTGGAGAAGGCCGGCAAGACCGTGGTCAAGCCGGTGCCCCGGTTCAAGGGCCTGGGCGAGATGGACGCGGACGAGTTGTGGGAGACCACGATGAACCCCGCCACCCGCTCGGTGCGCCGCATCACCATGCACGACGCCGAAGCCGCCGAGGCCGCGCTGGAGCTGCTGATGGGGGAGAAGGTCGAGCCGCGCCGGGCGTGGCTCGTCGAGTCGGCCGCCCGGGTCGACCAGTCCGCGATCGACGTCTGA
- a CDS encoding polysaccharide deacetylase family protein yields MNTTSRSPVRTVVALLAAVCCGCAAQPAAGPPDQAAAQLPAASSAAPPSSPAPPDPAAVGANELGQVPILMYHRLVERTSSVYDRTPAAFRAELERLAAEGYVPVTTAEYATGRIDLPAGAHPVVLTFDDGDATQFALGPDGRPAPGTAIAILLDVAARHPGFRPVASLYVNAGPFASPDGAALRWLRGHGFEIGNHTRDHTNLAAADDRGVQEAIASGQREIQQALPDYPVASLALPFGAIPANGALALRGGVEGTSYEYACVLMVGAGPAPSPFAADFDPALTPRIRSQDPTGEDARYGSTVWLDQLAAAPEQRYTSDGVPDRISYPASSGLTPAPRFADRAVAY; encoded by the coding sequence GTGAACACCACGTCGCGGAGCCCGGTCCGGACCGTCGTGGCGCTGCTCGCGGCCGTGTGCTGCGGGTGCGCCGCCCAACCCGCGGCGGGGCCGCCCGACCAGGCCGCGGCGCAACTGCCGGCGGCGTCCTCGGCCGCCCCGCCGTCGTCCCCGGCGCCACCGGACCCGGCGGCCGTCGGCGCGAACGAGCTCGGCCAGGTCCCGATCCTGATGTACCACCGGCTGGTCGAGCGGACCTCGTCGGTCTACGACCGGACACCCGCCGCGTTCCGGGCCGAGCTGGAGCGGCTGGCCGCCGAGGGGTACGTGCCGGTGACGACCGCCGAGTACGCGACCGGGCGGATCGACCTGCCGGCGGGCGCGCACCCCGTCGTGCTGACCTTCGACGACGGTGACGCGACCCAGTTCGCGCTGGGACCGGACGGCCGGCCCGCGCCCGGCACGGCGATCGCCATCCTGCTGGACGTGGCCGCGCGGCACCCCGGCTTCCGGCCGGTGGCGAGCCTGTACGTCAACGCCGGCCCGTTCGCGTCACCGGACGGCGCGGCGTTGCGCTGGCTGCGCGGCCACGGCTTCGAGATCGGCAACCACACCCGCGACCACACGAACCTGGCGGCGGCCGACGACCGGGGCGTGCAGGAGGCGATCGCGTCCGGGCAGCGGGAGATCCAGCAGGCCCTGCCCGACTACCCGGTGGCGAGCCTCGCGCTGCCGTTCGGCGCGATCCCGGCGAACGGCGCGCTCGCCCTGCGCGGCGGCGTCGAGGGCACGTCGTACGAGTACGCGTGCGTGCTGATGGTGGGCGCGGGACCGGCGCCGTCGCCGTTCGCGGCCGACTTCGACCCGGCGCTCACCCCCCGCATCCGCTCGCAGGACCCGACCGGCGAGGACGCGCGCTACGGCTCCACGGTCTGGCTGGACCAACTGGCCGCCGCGCCGGAGCAGCGCTACACCTCCGACGGCGTGCCGGACCGCATCTCCTACCCGGCCTCGTCCGGCCTCACGCCCGCGCCCCGGTTCGCCGACCGGGCCGTCGCCTACTGA
- a CDS encoding putative glycoside hydrolase, whose product MSDSPRKLKRVLIPVVGVVVLLLIAGVVTTIVHGRGVGLAVAELGDGSAVTPSGVERVSITTAEVSGLDRVTVQVDGQPVQARRADGRMTLSGVKLAEGRHTLAVRAANPLPWMPDVEVQREFTVDATPPALRVDVVEAASPRGPVTVRGSADGADSVKVGDQRVELRDGRFEASLPQVPARVMVEASDAAGNAQRQEVPVKVTHPGMRGVHMSAAAWATASLRDPVLAMAREGRIDTVQLDIKDESGEIGYDSQVPLARQIGATRNYYDARAAVDELHKLNLRVVGRLVAFRDPVLGKASWESGARDRVAQNSSGAPWSAHYGQYAFTNFANPEVRAYNTAIAEEAASLGFDDVLYDYVRRPDGPLGQMVFPGLATSPEQSIVDFLEENRAAVRKHGAYLGASVFGIAAHSPTDVAQDIPAIAAHVDYVSPMVYPSHWGPNEYGVPNPNAQPYEIVRASVADFVGMTKDTGATVIPWLQAFSLGHNYGPGEVQAQVRGSAEAGAPSFLLWNAACTYGSAGLEPA is encoded by the coding sequence ATGTCGGATTCGCCCCGGAAGCTCAAGCGCGTGCTGATCCCCGTGGTCGGTGTGGTGGTGCTGCTGCTGATCGCGGGGGTCGTCACGACGATCGTGCACGGCCGCGGCGTCGGGCTCGCCGTCGCCGAACTGGGCGACGGCAGCGCTGTCACTCCTTCGGGTGTAGAGCGCGTGTCCATCACCACCGCGGAGGTCAGCGGGCTCGACCGTGTCACCGTGCAAGTGGACGGACAGCCGGTGCAGGCGCGGCGCGCGGACGGCCGCATGACGTTGAGCGGGGTGAAGCTCGCCGAGGGCAGGCACACGCTGGCGGTGCGGGCGGCCAACCCGCTGCCGTGGATGCCCGACGTGGAGGTGCAGCGGGAGTTCACCGTGGACGCGACACCGCCCGCGCTGCGGGTCGACGTGGTCGAGGCCGCGTCGCCGCGCGGACCGGTGACGGTGCGGGGCAGCGCGGACGGCGCCGACTCGGTCAAGGTCGGTGACCAGCGGGTGGAGCTGCGCGACGGCCGGTTCGAGGCGTCGTTGCCGCAGGTGCCCGCGAGGGTCATGGTCGAGGCCAGCGACGCGGCGGGCAACGCGCAGCGCCAGGAGGTCCCGGTGAAGGTGACCCACCCGGGGATGCGCGGCGTGCACATGAGCGCGGCCGCGTGGGCGACGGCGTCGTTGCGCGACCCGGTGCTGGCGATGGCGCGCGAGGGCCGCATCGACACCGTGCAGCTGGACATCAAGGACGAGAGCGGCGAGATCGGCTACGACTCGCAGGTGCCGCTGGCCCGGCAGATCGGCGCGACCCGCAACTACTACGACGCCCGCGCGGCGGTCGACGAGCTGCACAAGCTGAACCTGCGGGTGGTGGGCAGGCTGGTGGCGTTCCGCGACCCGGTGCTGGGCAAGGCGTCGTGGGAGTCGGGCGCGCGTGACCGGGTGGCGCAGAACTCCTCCGGCGCGCCCTGGTCGGCGCACTACGGCCAGTACGCGTTCACCAACTTCGCCAACCCCGAGGTGCGCGCGTACAACACGGCGATCGCCGAGGAGGCCGCCTCGCTGGGCTTCGACGACGTCCTGTACGACTACGTGCGGCGGCCGGACGGCCCGCTGGGTCAGATGGTGTTCCCGGGCCTGGCCACCAGCCCCGAGCAGTCCATCGTGGACTTCCTGGAGGAGAACCGGGCGGCGGTGCGCAAGCACGGCGCGTACCTGGGCGCGTCGGTGTTCGGCATCGCCGCGCACAGCCCGACCGACGTCGCGCAGGACATCCCGGCCATCGCGGCGCACGTGGACTACGTCTCGCCGATGGTCTACCCGTCGCACTGGGGGCCGAACGAGTACGGCGTGCCCAACCCGAACGCCCAGCCGTACGAGATCGTGCGGGCGTCGGTCGCGGACTTCGTCGGCATGACGAAGGACACCGGGGCGACGGTGATCCCGTGGTTGCAGGCGTTCTCGCTGGGCCACAACTACGGGCCGGGCGAGGTGCAGGCGCAGGTGCGGGGCTCCGCGGAGGCGGGCGCGCCGTCGTTCCTGCTGTGGAACGCCGCCTGCACCTACGGCTCGGCCGGCTTGGAGCCCGCATGA
- a CDS encoding DUF3152 domain-containing protein produces the protein MRPMTLLPYLTGLGLATTAVVALDVGMEARPATVSWPASGVVATTPAPADRNGSAPPVDAVRSGADLPPGPPFPEHGSGTWHVVPPAGPGGGTGTPYAIEVEDGVVLPHGDDSFAAVVDHALRHPRGWSTRHVFRRVGGDEQPELRIRLTSQRTARSLCGFELPYDTSCRIGSIVHLSTARWFRGARTYGDDLRGYRIYAVNHEVGHFLGRGHETCPADGAPAPVMMQQTLSVDNDGLASITTGSDQGVTVTPDGKACEPNPWP, from the coding sequence ATGAGGCCGATGACCCTGCTGCCGTACCTGACCGGGCTGGGCCTCGCGACGACCGCGGTCGTGGCGCTGGACGTCGGCATGGAGGCGCGTCCGGCGACCGTGTCGTGGCCCGCTTCCGGGGTCGTGGCGACCACGCCCGCCCCGGCCGACCGGAACGGGAGCGCGCCGCCGGTCGACGCGGTGCGCTCCGGCGCGGACCTGCCGCCCGGTCCGCCGTTCCCCGAGCACGGTTCCGGCACGTGGCACGTGGTGCCGCCGGCCGGCCCGGGCGGCGGCACCGGCACCCCGTACGCGATCGAGGTGGAGGACGGGGTGGTGCTGCCGCACGGCGACGACTCGTTCGCCGCGGTCGTGGACCACGCGTTGCGGCACCCGCGCGGGTGGTCGACGCGGCACGTGTTCCGGCGGGTGGGCGGTGACGAGCAGCCGGAGCTGCGGATCCGGTTGACGTCGCAGCGGACCGCCCGGTCGCTGTGCGGGTTCGAACTGCCCTACGACACGTCGTGCCGGATCGGGTCGATCGTGCACCTGAGCACGGCCCGCTGGTTCCGCGGCGCCCGCACCTACGGCGACGACCTGCGCGGTTACCGGATCTACGCGGTGAACCACGAGGTGGGGCACTTCCTGGGCCGCGGCCACGAGACGTGCCCGGCCGACGGCGCGCCGGCGCCGGTGATGATGCAGCAGACGCTGAGCGTGGACAACGACGGCCTGGCGTCGATCACCACGGGCAGCGACCAGGGCGTCACGGTCACCCCCGACGGGAAGGCGTGCGAGCCGAACCCGTGGCCGTGA